The following are encoded in a window of Chryseobacterium sp. genomic DNA:
- a CDS encoding RNA polymerase sigma factor: MKPIDAEIIAMMKEERNQEKGLRKLMDTYQSRLYWHIRRMIVDHDLAQDVLQDTFIKVYQNFHQFKQDSQLYTWLYRIATNEALQQLNRMKKMQKSDEDPDYHLMNLVADNVGAGGDEIQILLQKAIHTLPEKQKLVFMMRYYDDLPYEEISQIVDMSVGTLKTNYHYAKQKIEEFIKTNYET, from the coding sequence ATGAAGCCTATAGACGCAGAAATTATTGCGATGATGAAGGAGGAACGAAACCAGGAAAAAGGTCTTCGTAAACTCATGGATACCTATCAAAGCCGTCTGTACTGGCATATACGCCGTATGATTGTGGATCATGATTTGGCTCAGGATGTGCTTCAAGATACCTTCATAAAGGTTTATCAGAATTTTCATCAGTTTAAGCAGGATAGCCAACTGTATACCTGGCTGTACCGCATCGCCACCAACGAAGCGCTCCAACAGTTAAACAGGATGAAGAAGATGCAGAAGTCTGATGAAGACCCGGATTACCACCTGATGAACCTTGTGGCCGATAATGTAGGTGCAGGCGGAGATGAGATACAGATCCTCCTCCAGAAAGCGATTCATACATTACCCGAAAAGCAGAAGCTGGTATTTATGATGAGGTATTATGATGATTTGCCTTATGAAGAAATTTCACAGATTGTGGACATGTCCGTAGGCACACTAAAAACCAATTATCATTATGCCAAACAGAAAATTGAAGAATTTATAAAAACAAATTACGAAACGTAA
- a CDS encoding M14 family metallopeptidase, producing the protein MKKIFILLVLGFTVLKAQQVQTPYEQGNGNQTTTYGEMKAYYEALDKEFETISVENFGQDDNGEPIRVVVFTPSSNKNLPVLLINNGIHPGEPDGIDATMMLMRDLATAKIQSKNLKVAAVQCYNISGMQRRGKFSRVNQNGPEEYGFRGNARNYDLNRDFIKNDTDNAKAFQQIFHHYKPIYFIDNHVSNGADYQYLFTYISSNKERLGKTLGNYLHTKMQPVLMQQLETRGILTTPYVNIHGQAPDKGFPAFMDSPRYATGYTALFNTMGTVAETHMLKPYADRVKATYEYMLSSLEYVGKNRSEIQKKMAESAAELIPEKKYTLRWKLNENKHRLLDFKGYEARQKRSAVSGTPRLYYDRTKPFNRKVKFFDEYSSELQVTVPRYYVVPKSERTVIEHLNRNRIQMRELHNDSTVMVEMYTIVDFQTVTSPYEGHYLHYDTQTKSEFKNTKLNKGDFLVPGAQEGVKYLLETLEPAATDSFFNWNFFDAILGQKEYFSDYVFEDTAAELLSNDTVLKTAFEMEKVINPKFAKDPRAQLDWIYKRSPYFEQTVNRYPIFRLP; encoded by the coding sequence ATGAAGAAAATTTTCATTTTGCTGGTTCTGGGCTTTACCGTTCTGAAAGCGCAGCAAGTGCAAACACCTTACGAACAGGGTAATGGCAACCAAACCACTACCTACGGGGAAATGAAGGCCTATTACGAGGCTCTGGACAAGGAATTTGAGACCATCTCAGTGGAAAATTTTGGACAGGATGATAATGGCGAACCCATCAGGGTGGTGGTGTTCACGCCTTCAAGTAACAAAAACCTTCCGGTACTTCTCATCAACAACGGTATTCATCCCGGAGAACCCGATGGTATTGACGCTACAATGATGCTTATGCGGGACCTTGCCACAGCAAAGATCCAGTCAAAAAATTTAAAAGTGGCGGCGGTGCAGTGCTATAATATTTCAGGTATGCAGCGTCGCGGAAAGTTCAGCCGCGTCAATCAGAACGGTCCGGAAGAGTACGGTTTCCGCGGGAATGCCCGCAATTATGACCTGAACCGGGATTTCATTAAGAATGATACAGATAATGCCAAAGCATTCCAGCAGATCTTCCATCACTACAAACCTATTTACTTCATTGACAATCATGTAAGTAACGGTGCCGATTACCAATATCTGTTCACCTATATTTCTTCGAATAAAGAAAGACTGGGTAAGACGTTAGGAAATTATCTCCATACCAAAATGCAGCCTGTTTTAATGCAGCAACTTGAAACCAGAGGAATTCTGACTACCCCTTACGTCAACATTCACGGCCAAGCACCGGACAAAGGTTTTCCCGCTTTTATGGACTCGCCGCGGTATGCCACAGGTTATACCGCACTGTTCAATACAATGGGTACCGTGGCAGAAACACATATGTTAAAGCCTTATGCGGATCGGGTTAAGGCAACCTATGAATATATGCTGAGCTCGCTGGAATATGTGGGTAAAAACCGTTCGGAAATCCAGAAGAAGATGGCTGAAAGTGCCGCGGAGCTAATTCCGGAAAAGAAGTATACACTTCGCTGGAAACTTAACGAAAATAAGCACAGACTGCTCGATTTCAAAGGATATGAAGCCCGGCAAAAGAGAAGTGCCGTTTCGGGAACACCCCGCCTGTATTACGACAGAACCAAGCCATTCAACCGGAAAGTGAAATTCTTTGACGAATACAGTTCCGAACTTCAGGTTACTGTCCCAAGGTATTACGTGGTACCCAAATCTGAAAGAACAGTTATTGAACATCTTAATAGAAACAGGATACAGATGCGGGAATTGCACAATGACTCTACAGTAATGGTCGAAATGTATACGATTGTAGATTTTCAGACCGTCACGAGTCCTTACGAAGGCCATTATCTGCATTACGATACCCAAACGAAATCTGAGTTTAAGAACACCAAATTAAACAAAGGTGATTTTTTGGTACCCGGCGCGCAGGAAGGAGTGAAATATCTTCTGGAGACGCTGGAACCCGCGGCCACCGATTCCTTTTTTAACTGGAACTTCTTTGATGCCATTTTGGGACAAAAGGAGTATTTTTCCGATTATGTTTTCGAAGATACCGCGGCAGAACTGTTAAGCAATGATACCGTTCTGAAAACGGCATTTGAAATGGAGAAGGTCATCAACCCAAAATTTGCCAAAGACCCCCGCGCGCAGTTGGACTGGATTTACAAACGATCACCGTATTTTGAGCAGACCGTAAACCGCTATCCTATTTTCCGTTTGCCTTAG
- a CDS encoding carboxypeptidase regulatory-like domain-containing protein — MKTKFFFFLLLCCSVITFAQKTITGKVKNSEGDAVPSASVTIEEKGKDAIIAYAITNSKGEYKVTFTSADSNVDLKIKAFNHKPVTQSVQNTTQNLDFTLSAEATEIEEIQLKTRLITKRGDTISYDIQSFDTKNDRTLADVLKRMPGIEVNKDGSILYQGQPLSKFYVNGKDLMEGGYGVVNNALPKDAVQKVEVLENHQPVKILQDKVPSDQAAINIKLKKQVTMTGRGEVGVGISDPAIWNVKLTPMFFGQKNQWVVNYKTNNTGETVENEGNMFAMGNRWEGRRSNASQNSWLGVERASVPNLPEKRYLMNNIHFLSANLLTTPFKNKEWELKANASYVNNAVERESYEETFFKKENFTEVSVRDNNLYTNKAKGELIFTKNAKQGFFKNVTSFNQFWNEDRAAISLQNSLDNALNKDSRQSLSSPTSSFQNSLSTIIPLKSKMLNVMSYISYQDDNQLLRVAPGNYVFYPEEISGPGNIPVVQNLFGDFATVTQDFGMKTLEANHSATMGFTKKFWTFTPEIGFNYTSNNLDSEILELANSASSQRREEFTNDLRFSRAVPYVGLGVNYKSEAWTVGIQLPVNYNMIRAEDAARMVDKSFNRTTFEPSGFVQYSFASFWKAAVSGNWNYNFAAIDDLYAGILMSRPTSFSAMNAANPLSETESKRVGSRLEYRNPLNNLFFNVNYSLSQTDRNLIADVNRGFGLGIISYIEQDNRTVTNSQSAEIGKYFPKFKSNLSLSFRNSASTSDNARGGQIFENKNSTQNLTFKLNNAYFSWMTLDYNFTTGWGKNRSSIGDSETDSFNHNLALTLYPVENHSVTLNWDQLNYSSGAQNFKNGFYDLTYQYAWTAKKIDFELKWLNIANKKVFERVFDDAFTYSFEQIRIRPSQVMVAVKFNFK, encoded by the coding sequence ATGAAAACAAAATTCTTCTTTTTCCTGCTGCTGTGCTGCTCAGTAATCACTTTTGCACAAAAAACCATTACCGGCAAAGTTAAGAACTCGGAAGGTGATGCAGTTCCAAGTGCCAGCGTAACCATAGAGGAAAAAGGGAAGGATGCCATCATTGCCTATGCCATTACCAATAGTAAGGGGGAGTATAAAGTTACTTTTACTTCGGCAGATTCCAATGTGGACCTGAAGATCAAAGCTTTCAATCACAAGCCGGTTACACAGAGCGTACAGAATACCACCCAGAACCTGGACTTTACCTTAAGCGCTGAAGCCACAGAAATTGAGGAGATACAGCTTAAAACCCGCCTTATTACCAAGCGGGGCGACACCATTTCCTATGACATTCAATCCTTCGACACCAAAAATGACCGTACTTTAGCTGATGTTCTTAAAAGAATGCCGGGCATAGAGGTGAATAAAGACGGCTCCATTCTTTATCAGGGGCAGCCACTGTCCAAATTTTATGTGAACGGCAAGGACCTGATGGAAGGAGGTTACGGTGTAGTAAACAATGCGCTTCCTAAAGATGCGGTACAGAAAGTTGAGGTGCTGGAGAATCACCAGCCTGTAAAAATACTTCAGGATAAAGTACCGTCTGATCAGGCGGCCATTAATATTAAACTGAAAAAACAGGTTACGATGACGGGGCGTGGTGAAGTAGGAGTCGGAATATCCGATCCTGCCATCTGGAATGTAAAGCTGACCCCGATGTTCTTCGGTCAGAAAAACCAGTGGGTGGTAAACTACAAAACCAATAACACAGGGGAAACCGTGGAAAATGAAGGAAATATGTTCGCCATGGGCAACCGTTGGGAAGGTCGCCGCAGCAATGCCTCGCAAAACAGCTGGCTGGGTGTGGAGCGCGCCTCTGTGCCTAATTTACCGGAAAAGAGATATCTGATGAACAATATCCACTTCCTGAGTGCCAACCTGCTTACGACACCTTTTAAAAATAAAGAATGGGAACTTAAGGCAAATGCCAGTTATGTAAACAACGCTGTAGAACGGGAATCTTATGAGGAAACCTTTTTTAAAAAGGAGAACTTCACCGAAGTTAGTGTAAGGGACAATAACCTCTATACAAATAAGGCTAAAGGTGAACTTATCTTCACGAAAAATGCCAAGCAGGGATTCTTTAAAAATGTAACCAGCTTTAACCAGTTCTGGAATGAAGACCGTGCCGCAATCAGTTTACAGAACTCACTTGATAACGCACTTAACAAGGATTCCCGCCAGTCCCTGAGTTCGCCTACATCGTCATTTCAGAACTCACTGAGCACCATCATCCCGCTGAAATCCAAAATGCTTAATGTAATGTCATACATCAGCTATCAGGACGATAATCAGCTTTTGAGGGTGGCACCTGGCAACTACGTATTTTATCCTGAAGAGATTTCAGGTCCCGGTAATATACCGGTCGTACAGAATCTGTTTGGAGATTTTGCCACAGTTACTCAGGACTTTGGTATGAAAACTCTTGAAGCCAATCATTCCGCCACAATGGGATTCACCAAAAAATTCTGGACCTTCACGCCGGAAATCGGTTTCAATTATACCAGCAACAACCTGGATTCTGAAATTCTGGAACTTGCCAATTCAGCCTCCAGCCAGCGACGCGAAGAATTCACCAATGACCTGCGTTTTAGCCGGGCGGTGCCATATGTTGGGCTGGGTGTTAACTATAAATCCGAGGCCTGGACGGTCGGAATCCAGTTGCCGGTTAATTACAATATGATCCGGGCTGAAGATGCAGCACGTATGGTAGACAAAAGTTTTAACCGGACAACATTTGAACCTTCCGGCTTTGTACAGTACTCCTTTGCCTCCTTTTGGAAAGCTGCTGTAAGCGGTAACTGGAATTACAATTTTGCGGCCATAGATGATTTATACGCGGGAATCCTGATGTCGCGCCCTACCTCTTTTTCAGCAATGAACGCTGCAAATCCTCTTTCCGAAACAGAATCAAAACGCGTGGGTTCACGTTTGGAATACCGAAACCCTTTAAATAACCTTTTCTTCAATGTGAATTACAGCCTTTCGCAAACGGACCGTAATCTGATTGCTGATGTGAACAGGGGGTTTGGATTGGGAATCATCAGTTATATTGAACAGGATAACCGGACGGTAACCAATTCCCAAAGTGCAGAAATAGGGAAATACTTTCCAAAATTCAAATCGAACCTGTCCCTGTCTTTCCGAAATTCTGCTTCTACCTCCGACAATGCACGGGGTGGCCAGATCTTTGAGAATAAAAACTCAACTCAGAACCTTACCTTTAAACTTAACAATGCTTATTTCTCCTGGATGACGCTGGATTATAATTTCACCACCGGGTGGGGTAAAAACCGCAGCAGCATTGGAGATTCAGAGACTGACAGCTTTAACCATAATCTGGCTCTTACGCTTTATCCGGTGGAAAACCATTCCGTAACCCTAAACTGGGACCAGCTTAACTACTCCAGCGGGGCGCAGAATTTTAAAAACGGCTTTTACGACCTGACCTATCAGTATGCCTGGACCGCAAAAAAAATTGATTTTGAACTGAAATGGCTTAATATCGCAAACAAAAAGGTTTTTGAAAGGGTTTTTGATGATGCTTTCACTTATTCCTTTGAACAGATCAGGATTCGTCCGAGCCAGGTGATGGTTGCTGTTAAGTTCAACTTTAAATAA
- a CDS encoding Rossmann-like and DUF2520 domain-containing protein, which yields MNIVIIGSGNVAYHLAGMFTECRIPVRQVFGRNKSALAEISTNYNIPVSTTELEDADLYLIAVSDHAVGEVSKIIRKSNCIVAHTSGSLPLEVLHGNYRKAAFYPLQTFSKAKRPDFSSIPFFIETENAADERLLAELAGKISQNVMSSTFEKRKYVHLTAVFACNFVNHLFSRGKEIADSQDIPFDYFKPLIEETVEKISFMEPRAAQTGPAVRNDTRVLKLHEELLEGTPLELYRIMNKSIKEMYEL from the coding sequence ATGAACATTGTAATCATAGGCAGCGGCAATGTAGCATACCATCTTGCAGGTATGTTCACTGAATGCCGGATTCCAGTCCGTCAGGTTTTCGGAAGAAATAAGTCGGCTCTGGCAGAAATCAGCACTAACTACAACATTCCGGTTTCCACCACTGAACTTGAGGACGCTGATCTGTATCTGATCGCTGTAAGTGACCATGCAGTGGGAGAAGTTTCAAAAATAATCCGGAAAAGTAACTGTATCGTAGCTCATACCTCGGGCTCTCTGCCTCTGGAAGTTTTACACGGAAATTACCGGAAGGCGGCCTTTTACCCTCTGCAGACCTTCAGCAAAGCAAAACGTCCGGATTTCAGCTCAATTCCTTTTTTTATTGAAACTGAAAATGCGGCAGATGAAAGGCTGCTGGCTGAACTTGCCGGGAAGATTTCCCAAAATGTGATGTCCAGCACCTTTGAAAAAAGAAAGTATGTGCATCTTACGGCTGTCTTTGCCTGTAATTTTGTAAATCATCTGTTTAGCCGGGGAAAGGAAATCGCGGATAGTCAGGATATTCCCTTTGACTATTTTAAACCACTTATTGAAGAAACCGTAGAGAAGATTTCCTTTATGGAACCCCGCGCGGCACAGACCGGTCCCGCGGTACGCAATGACACACGTGTCCTTAAACTCCATGAAGAACTTCTGGAAGGCACTCCGCTGGAACTTTACAGAATCATGAATAAATCAATTAAAGAAATGTATGAGTTATAA
- a CDS encoding KdsC family phosphatase has protein sequence MSYKENLKHIRAFVFDVDGVFTDGSVYLMPGGHMCRVMSVLDGYAVVKARKANYLIGVITGGNDPDVKHRIHYLGIQDYYAKSPDKTVDYEHFKTKYSLSDDEILVMGDDIPDIRILEPARISACPKNAVPEVKEICHYISPVEGGKGAVRDVIEQVMKVQGKWTEDDTQSV, from the coding sequence ATGAGTTATAAAGAAAACCTGAAGCATATCAGGGCTTTTGTGTTTGATGTTGATGGAGTTTTCACAGACGGTTCGGTATACCTGATGCCGGGCGGACATATGTGCCGCGTGATGAGCGTGCTGGACGGCTATGCAGTGGTGAAGGCCAGAAAGGCGAATTATCTTATTGGTGTAATCACAGGCGGAAATGATCCTGATGTAAAGCACCGGATTCACTACCTTGGGATACAGGATTATTACGCCAAATCTCCTGACAAAACTGTAGATTATGAACATTTTAAAACAAAATACTCACTTTCCGATGACGAAATACTGGTAATGGGCGATGATATTCCTGATATAAGGATTTTGGAACCGGCCAGGATTTCCGCCTGTCCTAAAAATGCAGTTCCTGAAGTAAAAGAGATTTGCCATTACATTTCTCCGGTAGAAGGAGGGAAGGGAGCAGTACGTGATGTCATAGAGCAGGTGATGAAAGTGCAGGGCAAGTGGACCGAGGACGATACACAAAGCGTTTAG
- a CDS encoding DinB family protein: protein METLPNLRNELKQEYETTKKFLSLFPDGKNDFAPHEKSMKMMPLATHLAEIFGWPHFMMTTDNLDFASGDYKPAVLTDKAGLEQLFETEYEKSITTLNSMDEEDLEGSWSMSMGDELIAKFSKYEAIRHALNQITHHRAQLGVYYRLLEIPLPGSYGPSADHETF from the coding sequence ATGGAAACCTTACCTAACCTAAGAAATGAGTTAAAGCAGGAGTATGAGACTACAAAAAAATTTCTGTCCCTATTTCCGGACGGCAAAAATGATTTTGCGCCTCACGAAAAAAGCATGAAGATGATGCCGCTGGCTACTCATTTGGCTGAAATATTCGGCTGGCCGCATTTTATGATGACTACAGATAATCTGGATTTTGCTTCAGGAGATTATAAGCCTGCAGTCCTGACGGACAAAGCTGGACTTGAGCAACTGTTTGAAACCGAATATGAAAAAAGCATAACCACATTGAACAGCATGGATGAAGAAGATCTGGAAGGCAGCTGGAGCATGAGTATGGGTGACGAGCTGATTGCCAAATTCAGTAAATATGAAGCCATACGGCATGCCCTGAACCAAATTACGCACCACCGCGCTCAACTGGGTGTATACTACCGTTTGCTTGAAATTCCGCTACCGGGAAGTTACGGACCAAGTGCAGATCATGAAACCTTTTAA
- the lepA gene encoding translation elongation factor 4 — translation MKNIRNFCIIAHIDHGKSTLADRLLEYTNTVTQRELQSQTLDDMDLEKERGITIKSHAIQMDYELDGEKYVLNLIDTPGHVDFSYEVSRSIAACEGALLIVDAAQSVQAQTISNLYLALENDLTIIPILNKIDLPSANPEEVTDEIMELISCEYEDVLRVSGKTGEGVRELLEQIVKRVPAPVGDENAPLQALVFDSVYNPFRGIEAYFKVVNGSIKKGQRIKFMATGKMYEADEVGTLKLKQAPKTEIKTGDVGYIISGIKDAREVKVGDTITSFENGAEAAIEGFEEVKPMVFAGIYPIEAEDFEELRFSLEKLRLNDASLVFEPESSAALGFGFRCGFLGMLHMEIVQERLDREFNMDVITTVPNVSYHGYTKKDPEKMILINNPSEMMDPMTMDRVEEPYIKASIITKSDFVGPVMTLCIEKRGEIVNQSYLTADRVELTFNMPLAEVVFDFYDRLKSISKGYASFDYHPIGFRASKLVKMDILINGDMVDALSSLIHDSNAFYIGKRMCEKLRELIPRQQFDIAVQAALGAKVIARETIKALRKDVTAKCYGGDISRKRKLLEKQKEGKKKMKQIGRVEVPQSAFMAVLKLND, via the coding sequence ATGAAAAACATACGCAATTTTTGCATCATTGCACATATAGACCACGGTAAATCCACTCTGGCCGACAGGCTTCTGGAGTATACCAATACCGTAACCCAAAGAGAACTGCAGTCCCAGACCCTGGACGATATGGATCTTGAGAAGGAGCGCGGAATTACCATAAAGTCCCACGCCATTCAGATGGATTATGAGCTGGACGGCGAAAAATATGTGCTGAATCTCATAGACACACCCGGCCACGTAGATTTTTCCTACGAAGTGTCGCGTTCAATAGCTGCTTGCGAAGGTGCACTGCTTATCGTTGATGCGGCGCAAAGTGTTCAGGCTCAAACCATCAGTAACCTTTACCTGGCGCTTGAAAACGATCTGACCATTATCCCGATTCTGAACAAAATTGACTTGCCTTCAGCAAATCCGGAAGAGGTCACCGACGAGATAATGGAACTTATAAGCTGTGAATATGAAGATGTACTGCGTGTCTCCGGTAAAACCGGGGAAGGTGTACGCGAACTGCTGGAGCAGATCGTAAAGAGAGTGCCGGCGCCGGTAGGCGACGAAAACGCGCCACTCCAGGCTCTTGTATTCGACTCCGTGTACAATCCTTTCCGCGGTATTGAAGCCTACTTCAAAGTGGTGAACGGCAGCATTAAAAAAGGTCAGCGCATTAAGTTTATGGCTACCGGCAAGATGTATGAGGCTGATGAGGTGGGTACACTGAAACTGAAACAGGCACCCAAAACTGAAATAAAGACCGGTGATGTGGGTTACATCATTTCCGGAATCAAGGACGCCCGCGAAGTGAAAGTAGGCGATACGATCACTTCATTTGAGAATGGTGCTGAAGCTGCCATAGAAGGTTTTGAAGAGGTAAAACCAATGGTATTTGCGGGTATCTATCCGATTGAAGCCGAGGATTTTGAGGAACTCAGGTTTTCACTGGAAAAACTTCGTCTCAACGATGCTTCCCTGGTTTTCGAACCCGAAAGTTCGGCGGCACTTGGCTTCGGTTTCCGGTGCGGATTCCTTGGCATGCTGCACATGGAAATTGTACAGGAAAGGCTGGACCGCGAGTTCAATATGGACGTCATCACTACCGTGCCAAACGTTTCCTACCATGGTTATACCAAGAAGGATCCGGAAAAGATGATCCTCATCAATAACCCCTCCGAAATGATGGACCCTATGACCATGGACAGGGTAGAAGAGCCCTATATCAAGGCGTCAATCATTACCAAATCAGACTTTGTGGGGCCCGTAATGACGCTTTGTATCGAAAAGCGTGGCGAAATCGTAAATCAAAGCTACCTGACAGCTGACCGGGTGGAGCTTACCTTCAATATGCCGCTGGCCGAAGTGGTGTTCGATTTCTACGACAGGCTGAAATCCATTTCAAAAGGCTATGCCTCCTTTGACTATCACCCAATCGGTTTCCGTGCCTCCAAGCTGGTGAAAATGGATATCCTGATTAACGGCGATATGGTGGATGCACTTTCGTCCCTGATTCATGACAGTAACGCTTTCTATATAGGGAAAAGGATGTGTGAAAAACTCCGAGAACTTATCCCGAGACAGCAGTTCGATATTGCCGTTCAGGCGGCGCTGGGTGCCAAAGTTATTGCCCGGGAAACCATCAAGGCCCTGAGAAAGGACGTTACCGCAAAATGTTATGGCGGAGATATTTCCCGTAAGCGTAAACTTCTTGAAAAGCAGAAAGAAGGTAAGAAAAAGATGAAGCAGATCGGTAGGGTAGAGGTACCTCAGTCCGCATTCATGGCAGTACTGAAACTGAATGATTAA
- a CDS encoding GLPGLI family protein: MRTLTLFLLLVSVMTSAQLNRFIYEYSFRADSTRRDSLRTEWMYLDVDEKASKYYSKTAFDADSIMNDNLKKQLAAGMGNISISRQNYGDAVRYKVEKSHPSYKTFLITEIGNQSYRVTEDRAINWKISSENKQIGEFKAQKATTQFAGRTWTAWFTPEIPIQEGPYKFHGLPGLIVAVEDATGSHRMELKAVKKVAALQQEILDTKGREIPLLARQPLDVSRAQYVKQLKQYENDPVQGMREMLNRPNSTVKINVNGTEFTDPKDILKVMEKSARERLASNNNKIELQP, encoded by the coding sequence ATGAGAACGCTTACCCTTTTCCTGCTTCTTGTCTCGGTAATGACTTCGGCACAGCTCAATAGGTTTATCTACGAATATTCCTTCCGGGCCGACTCTACCAGGAGGGACAGCCTCAGGACCGAATGGATGTATCTGGACGTGGACGAGAAAGCATCAAAATACTACAGCAAAACAGCATTTGATGCGGATTCCATTATGAACGACAATTTGAAGAAACAGCTGGCTGCAGGAATGGGTAATATTTCCATTTCCAGACAGAATTATGGTGATGCGGTGAGGTATAAAGTGGAGAAAAGTCATCCGTCCTATAAGACTTTTTTAATTACCGAAATAGGCAATCAAAGTTACAGGGTTACAGAAGACCGCGCAATCAATTGGAAAATCAGTTCAGAAAATAAACAGATTGGGGAATTCAAAGCACAAAAAGCCACAACCCAATTTGCAGGCCGAACGTGGACGGCATGGTTTACCCCCGAAATTCCCATTCAGGAAGGACCCTATAAATTTCATGGATTGCCCGGACTTATAGTTGCCGTGGAAGATGCTACAGGAAGTCACAGAATGGAACTTAAGGCAGTGAAGAAAGTAGCGGCACTTCAACAGGAAATTTTGGATACCAAAGGCCGGGAAATTCCGCTGCTGGCCCGCCAACCCCTTGATGTAAGCCGCGCTCAGTATGTGAAACAGCTTAAGCAGTACGAAAACGATCCTGTACAGGGCATGCGTGAAATGCTGAACCGGCCTAATTCCACAGTTAAAATTAATGTGAATGGAACAGAATTCACTGATCCAAAGGATATTTTAAAGGTGATGGAGAAAAGCGCACGCGAACGCTTGGCATCCAATAATAACAAAATTGAGCTGCAACCTTAA
- a CDS encoding cupin-like domain-containing protein: MGIIYKPIDVVEDITKEEFYTKYLKPRKPVVIRNMARNWPAYQKWTLDYLKETIGDIEVPLHDSSKADPAAPINAPATKMRFGKYLDLIKEKPTDLRIFLFDPIKASPELQRDFIAPKELMGGFLDKYPNMFFGGKGSVTFLHYDIDLAHIFHTHFNGRKHILLFENKWKKRLYKMPFATYAMEDFDISNPDLEKFPALNGVEGIECYLEHGDTLFMPTGYWHWMKYLDGSFSISLRAWDRSLAVKARSLINLTVQRNFDNLMKRLFKKRYMDWKEKRAIANAEYALKKNRPKRSL, encoded by the coding sequence ATGGGCATTATATATAAGCCGATAGATGTAGTGGAAGACATCACTAAAGAGGAATTTTATACCAAGTACCTCAAGCCCAGAAAACCTGTTGTCATACGCAATATGGCCCGCAACTGGCCCGCTTATCAAAAATGGACGCTGGATTATCTGAAAGAAACCATTGGTGATATTGAGGTACCACTGCATGACTCCTCCAAAGCAGATCCCGCGGCGCCCATCAATGCTCCGGCCACAAAAATGCGGTTTGGGAAATATCTGGATCTCATTAAAGAAAAACCTACTGATCTCCGTATATTCCTTTTTGACCCTATTAAAGCGTCTCCTGAACTTCAGCGTGATTTTATCGCTCCAAAAGAGCTTATGGGCGGCTTTCTGGATAAATACCCAAACATGTTCTTTGGGGGTAAAGGTTCCGTAACCTTCCTCCATTACGATATAGACCTGGCGCATATTTTCCATACGCATTTTAACGGCCGTAAACATATTTTACTTTTTGAGAATAAATGGAAGAAAAGGCTGTACAAAATGCCGTTTGCGACCTATGCCATGGAGGATTTCGACATTTCTAACCCGGATCTGGAAAAATTTCCGGCACTGAACGGCGTAGAGGGTATAGAATGCTACCTGGAGCACGGTGACACCCTTTTTATGCCTACGGGCTACTGGCACTGGATGAAGTATCTGGACGGAAGTTTCTCCATTTCACTGCGGGCCTGGGACAGATCGCTGGCTGTAAAGGCGCGTTCCCTTATCAACTTAACTGTTCAGCGAAACTTCGATAATCTGATGAAACGCCTCTTCAAAAAGAGATACATGGACTGGAAGGAAAAACGCGCCATCGCTAATGCAGAGTATGCACTTAAAAAAAACCGTCCGAAGAGATCTCTCTAA